A single genomic interval of Armigeres subalbatus isolate Guangzhou_Male chromosome 1, GZ_Asu_2, whole genome shotgun sequence harbors:
- the LOC134206932 gene encoding uncharacterized protein LOC134206932 produces the protein MVHGREGRAAAPVTATVAKNVCCIPPLLRKPLSLGPLLNALVHPPGKSVLNQKSELQRALEKQKERQVLAAQNVAKQQAQEQTISNELGRVIMQRAARLEQKSLAAAAAGSQQDQPDSINPEYLNARAKLRATQAPVCSK, from the exons ATGGTACACGGACGTGAAGGACGCGCTGCTGCTCCCGTTACCGCCACCGTAGCAAAAAATGTCTGCTGCATACCACCACTGCTGCGGAAGCCGTTAtcgctgggaccgcttctgAACGCCCTGGTGCACCCTCC GGGCAAGAGCGTGCTGAACCAAAAATCGGAACTCCAGCGGGCGCTCGAGAAGCAGAAGGAACGCCAGGTGCTAGCCGCCCAGAACGTGGCCAAGCAGCAAGCCCAGGAGCAAACCATCTCGAACGAGCTCGGCCGGGTGATAATGCAGCGGGCGGCGCGCCTGGAGCAGAAAAGCCTCGCCGCGGCCGCCGCCGGTTCCCAGCAGGACCAACCGGACTCCATCAATCCGGAGTATCTGAATGCGCGTGCCAAACTGCGCGCCACCCAGGCGCCGGTCTGCTCGAAGTAG